CAGATTGGCGTAGTCGGTCTGGCAGTTATGGGCCGCAACCTGGCGCTGAACATCGAAAGCAAAGGATTCTCTGTATCGGTGTATAACCGTTCGCCGGAGAAAACCAAAGAACTCATTGCAGAACATCCTGATAAGAATCTAGTAGGTACTTATTCCATTGAGGAATTCGTACAATCTCTGGAGCGTCCGCGCAAGATCCTGATCATGGTCAAGGCCGGTGAGCCTACGGATGCGACGATCAATCAATTGCTGCCATATCTCGAGAAAGGCGACATCATCATCGACGGCGGCAATGCCTACTTCCCGGATACGCAGCGCCGCAACCGCGAATTAAGCGAGCGGGGCATCAACTTCATCGGTGCAGGGGTATCCGGCGGCGAGGAAGGTGCGCTGAATGGACCAGCGATTATGCCCGGCGGACAGAAAGAGGCTTACGAACTGGTTGAGCCGATTCTAACGGCTATCGCGGCTAAGGTGAATGGCGAACCTTGCTGTACATATATCGGTCCGGACGGCGCAGGTCACTATGTAAAAATGGTGCATAACGGAATCGAATATGGGGACATGCAGCTGATCTGCGAAGCTTACCATCTGATGAAGGAGATTCTGGGGCTTACGGCGGATGAACTTCATGAGATCTTCGCTGAGTGGAACCGCGGTGAGCTGGACAGCTATCTGATCGAGATTACAGCGGACATCTTCTCTAAGAAAGACCCTGAAACCGGGAAGCCGATGGTCGACGTGATCCTGGACGCAGCCGGCCAGAAGGGCACAGGCAAGTGGACGAGCCAAAGTGCGCTTGATCTGGGTGTACCGCTGTCAATCATCACGGAATCGGTATTCTCCCGCTTCCTGTCTGCGATGAAGGAAGAACGCGTAGCAGCGAGCAAGGTGCTCAGCGGACCGAAGTCGAAGGTTGCCGTAGAGGACAGAGAGGCCTTCATCGAACAAGTACGCAGAGCTTTGTTTGCGAGCAAGATCGTCTCCTATGCCCAAGGTTTCGCACAGATGCGTGCGGCATCGGAGGAGTATAACTGGAATCTGCAATACGGCAACATCGCGATGATCTTCCGCGGCGGCTGCATCATCCGTGCGCAGTTCCTGCAGAACATCAAGGATGCCTACGACCGTGATCCCGAGCTTCGCAACCTCCTGCTCGATCCTTACTTCAAGGACGTCGTCGAAAACTATCAAGATGCATGGCGTCAAGTGATCCAGATCGCCGTTGCGAACGGAATCCCGGTACCGGCATTCTCCAGTGCGCTGGCTTACTACGATTCCTACCGTTCGGAACGTCTGCCGGCGAACTTGCTGCAAGCTCAGAGAGACTACTTCGGTGCGCATACGTTCCAACGCGTGGACAAGGAAGGCACATTCCATCATCAATGGTT
Above is a genomic segment from Insulibacter thermoxylanivorax containing:
- the gndA gene encoding NADP-dependent phosphogluconate dehydrogenase, with the translated sequence MSKQQIGVVGLAVMGRNLALNIESKGFSVSVYNRSPEKTKELIAEHPDKNLVGTYSIEEFVQSLERPRKILIMVKAGEPTDATINQLLPYLEKGDIIIDGGNAYFPDTQRRNRELSERGINFIGAGVSGGEEGALNGPAIMPGGQKEAYELVEPILTAIAAKVNGEPCCTYIGPDGAGHYVKMVHNGIEYGDMQLICEAYHLMKEILGLTADELHEIFAEWNRGELDSYLIEITADIFSKKDPETGKPMVDVILDAAGQKGTGKWTSQSALDLGVPLSIITESVFSRFLSAMKEERVAASKVLSGPKSKVAVEDREAFIEQVRRALFASKIVSYAQGFAQMRAASEEYNWNLQYGNIAMIFRGGCIIRAQFLQNIKDAYDRDPELRNLLLDPYFKDVVENYQDAWRQVIQIAVANGIPVPAFSSALAYYDSYRSERLPANLLQAQRDYFGAHTFQRVDKEGTFHHQWF